aaaaaaaaaaattaatcacttACTAGATAAATTTTAGGGAATAAGATTAACAATGTAATTGATTTTGACCTAAAATAAGTCATGCTATGACATCAGCCATATTACATCATCGTCAAGCCTGACCAGTATTTCTACATTATAatatccccttttttttttttcaaaggaaatCCTTTGGTTTGAATATTGATAACAATACCCTGTTGTTGCCAAGCAGTTGGGCCAACAtagcacacttttttttttttttttttgagaatggaCATAGCACACTTTGTATCTTTCTTCGGCGTGTCCTGTACTGTGAAATTTGATTGGTCAGAGATTTGGATAAAAAATTGAGCTCAAAGATAGAGGGCTAATAGCAACAAGAAAACATGCAGTTGCCTTTGTgactaaaaaaacataaaattatatgACGAATAccacaaaatataatatataatttttaactatCTCAGATATTATTGATCAGAAGACCTTAGGTTGGTTCTACAATTTTCTATATAATGCAGCTCAGTGTTATTCTTTCCTCAGCAAACACACTTTTCTCTAACAATTTGTAAAAGGTTGCAGaaggaagatgatgatgatgatgggggAGACATGGACTCAACTAGGCTCAGCGATTGCGAGCATCATGTTTCTTTGGGCCATGTTGCACCAATATTTCCCTCAAACTCTTCATGACTCTATCCTAGCTTATATTCACAGATTGGTGAATTTCTTGTCCCCCAATATCCAAATCAGGTTTCATGAATTTTCTGGCGAGTATTTCAAGCGCAGTGAAGCCTATGCTGCCATTAAAACATATCTCAGTGACAAGTCctccaggaaagctaaaaatcttGGAGCAGAAGTTGTGGAAGACAGTACTCAATCTGTAGTACTGAGCATGGATGAAAACGAAGAAGTTACAGATGAATATAAAGGGGTCAAGCTTCGGTGGGTTTCAAAGAAAAACGTGGCACCACAGCAGTCAATTTCATGGTACCCTAACACCGAGGACAATAGGTATTACAAGCTCACTTTCCATAAGTCTCACCGAGAATTTGTCACTGGAACTTACCTTCCTCATGTACTTCAAGATGGGAAGGCAATAAAGGTGAGAAATCGTCAAAGGAAGCTGTACACTAACAATCCCAGCCAGAATTGGGAAGGTTACAAAGCACGCAAATGGAACCATGTAGCTTTTGAGCACCCATCAACTTTTGATACTTTGGCCctggaatcaaagaaaaaggaagaaataatgaatgaccttactaagtttagcaaaggAAAAGAGTATTATAAGAAGATTGGCAAGGCCTGGAAGCGTGGCTATCTTATTTATGGTCCTCCTGGAACTGGTAAGTCTAGCATGATTGCTGCCATGGCCAACCACTTGGAGTATGATATCTATGATCTTGAATTGGCAGCGGTTAAGGACAACACAGAGCTGTGGAGGCTTTTGATTGAAACCACAGGTAAGTCGATCATTGTGATAGAACATATTGATTGCTCACTTGATCTTACGGGTCAacgaaagaaggaaaaaaagaaagagaaggctGAAGAAGCCAAGGATCCTATTagtaaaatgaccaaagaagaagaagaagaaggagaagaaagaaagagtaaagTCACTCTCTCTGGGTTGTTGAATTTTATAGATGGGCTATGGTCAGCTTGTGGGGGAGAGAGGATCGTTGTTTTCACCACTAATTTTGTGGAAAAGCTTGATCCAACTCTAATTAGGAGGGTACGCATGGACAAACATATAGAATTGTCCTATTGTTGCTTTGAAGCATTCAAGGTGCTTGCCAAGAATTATTTGGATGTTGATTCACACCAATTATTTGCGACTATTGGCCACTTGTTTGAGGAAACCAATATGACTCCTGCTGATGTTGCTGAGAACTTGAGGCCTAAGTCTCTGAATGAAGATGTTGAGACATGTTTGAAGAATTTGATTGAAGCTCTTGAGAGGGCCAAGGAGGAAGCTAGAAAGAAAGCTGAGGAAGAAGTTCGGTTAAAGGcggagaaagaagagaaagagaagcaaGAAGGTGCTCAAGAAGACGTGAAAGatagttcataaaaaaaaaattatttaagaagaagaagaagaagaagaagaagaagacgtgAAAGATAATGAGTCTTTGTCTAAAGAAGTGAAAGAGACTGTTGAAGTTGTGAAAGATGACGAGGCATTAGCTAAGATGTTGAAAGAAAATGGTGTCATCGTCTGAAGAAACTAGGATAAAAGGAGTGAAATGTATAGGTATAGTTGGTATAGGCATTATGAATAATTAAAATCAGGAGTTGAAGGTATAATTGTGTGTATAAGAATGTGTGCATAAAAGTTTTTATCTTAATCAAAATCCATCTTATGCTATATAAATGCTTTAGGAAGATAGGAGAAGGGTCGATCTAGTCCGATCTTCTTTATGTGGGTGTTTCTGTGGTGGTCAGCCATGGGTGGGATCCTAGGCTTTAGTGAAAGCAAAAATATGTTTCACGTACAGTTTATTTAATAAGAACCACTCTGTGTTGTGCTCTTTCTTCTTAATTAACATGGTTAGCTATTTTTGGTCCTTTTATTTCAAGAGCAAAACGACTATCACCATATTCCTTTCTGAGTCCCTTAATATTCTACATCCACTTTCTTACAATccctttaaatttcaaatgtgaacatttttttcctattttttaaaatgtgaagATTTTTACATTAATTCTgaatatatgtataaaataatAGATGTAAATAAGTGTAAAAATATTTAGCCTTGAGACGAGTGTTCcagaaaaaattgtaatagaacATTGAAATGACATACTTTCCTTTTTGTTGAGTCTAGGCATTAGGTTGGCAAACTATGAGCAAAATAAGTCTTTGCATATATGAAGTTTTAGAAGCATTTTGTATTGTCAAGACATCTGCCTAGGATCTACATGCCACTGCAAGGTACAGCATTTCGATAGCTATTCTATCGATCGAACAAGCAACTTCTGGATAGATCAAGCTTAAGTTGGATTGATCGAACTACGACAAAACAGATTCCTAGATTCAGCCCATTTATAATCTTTGTTGTGCTGTTCTATTGATTTGCACCAACATGCGCAGTGCACATAGGAAAAACAGCTTGAACGTTGTAAGTTTGTAAACTCATGAACGTACATGCAATGGATTTTTAGTTATTACAAAAGAGTAACCAGGGAAAATCCACATATGATTGCATGACACCTCAGGCTTCCACGCGTACACAATCAATCACATACATAGGTATTAACACTAATGACCCGAGCTTATTCAAGCAGCAATATTAAGGCTGGTGCTCGGTGGGGATCACCTATATATCCTGGCAATTGGCTTGCCGCTGCAGGGGCGATCTGCCGATGAGCCTTCACCAGTTGGGGATCTCGGAGAAGCGTTTGTTTCTAGCATTCCATTGGCTAATGATCATTGACATTAGGTATGTAATTAAGTTCAATCTGGTCAACGGTTTCATTTTCTGATAGATTATAATAAGCTTCCTGTATTAGCAAATTAGCAATGagattatttaaattttgattttttttaaaaatcaattcaaaGACTTGGTACAAGATTCCTATTTACATCCTTCAATAATATTGTCTCATAtcatatttttgtaaataaaaaacatgaaaaattatatttaataagtACTTAGTGTAAAAGTTCATATTAAAGCACTTCAATAGCATCAGGACTATAGCTGGGGAGGGGGGTTATTAATGCCCCTAGAAGGAATAAAAGATAAGCTCTTACTTCGAGGAGAACGGTGATGTTCAGAATAGAGATAACTAGATTGACGCAGGCGAAAAGCCACACGAAACAAAACATGTCtgatttaacaaaataattctTGAATTCACAATGAGAGCTCCAAAATCTACtggaaaataaggggaaaagtctttgaaaatttttttaaactgaaATCTAAATTTCCTTTACGGCTACAATGCTCTTAGATAGATAAAGAACCCTAGGACTACCAATCGCAATCCTAATGCAATTAAGAAACACCTGAAAACCTTAACGTGTTAGCCACAAAGTTAGgctaaaaaataggaaaaaataccaaaacataCAAAGTTGAGAAAATTGCAAGTTCAAATCCTACGATTTCATAATAGACGAGAcattattttgacttttaatttaaaagttaatacaagaagaagaaattttataaatagcaaaaaaaattatttaagagtCTAAACGAAGAAATTTGCCAAAAAGCAAGTAGGTCATGGCCTATGGGGTCAGCTCACCAATTTCCTGCAATTCCAATGTTGCTCTAATGATTTTTGTGAGTACTTTTATACTTCTTAGATTTCATGCGTATTTACTTTTGATGGTCTCTCTATTCCAAAAAAGTCTATGTTGTTTATTCTACATCATTTATGGGCCAAGGAGATAAATTTTTGATACTTAAAATCCCAAAGCTCTAAGGACTTAGTGACAAAATCTAATTCTAATCAATCAAATGTCTTGTGAAAATTCAGCTTGAACCCCAAATACACCTTTTCCCTTTTTATCTATTTGAAACTATGCACAACTTCTTGAGTTGTCACTAGACTCACTACATTCTCAGTGATCCATCTGATAGGCACAAAAACGACTTGGGTACGGTCTATAATCTTAGTTAGCAAGGGTCTTAATCTGACTATAATTTTAGTTATGATTTTATATTAACAGTTGCAAAGACTTTTTGGCCTAAATTGGTTGAAATTACACATACCATGAACTTTAGGAATCAAGGTAATGATCAACATGTAATTCACCTTCTTTAGCATCCACCCTTCTCTAAAAATATCTTGTCTCTATAATAACTTGCAAACCAATTATGGTAGACCAATATCATTTGAAGAACAACCTAGGTAATCTGTCTAGGCCTGACGCCTTAAATGGGTTAGTGTCCCATGCCACTCTCTTGATTTCATCTAGGTCTAGGCGTCTG
This genomic stretch from Castanea sativa cultivar Marrone di Chiusa Pesio chromosome 1, ASM4071231v1 harbors:
- the LOC142633468 gene encoding AAA-ATPase ASD, mitochondrial-like, with the translated sequence MMMMMGETWTQLGSAIASIMFLWAMLHQYFPQTLHDSILAYIHRLVNFLSPNIQIRFHEFSGEYFKRSEAYAAIKTYLSDKSSRKAKNLGAEVVEDSTQSVVLSMDENEEVTDEYKGVKLRWVSKKNVAPQQSISWYPNTEDNRYYKLTFHKSHREFVTGTYLPHVLQDGKAIKVRNRQRKLYTNNPSQNWEGYKARKWNHVAFEHPSTFDTLALESKKKEEIMNDLTKFSKGKEYYKKIGKAWKRGYLIYGPPGTGKSSMIAAMANHLEYDIYDLELAAVKDNTELWRLLIETTGKSIIVIEHIDCSLDLTGQRKKEKKKEKAEEAKDPISKMTKEEEEEGEERKSKVTLSGLLNFIDGLWSACGGERIVVFTTNFVEKLDPTLIRRVRMDKHIELSYCCFEAFKVLAKNYLDVDSHQLFATIGHLFEETNMTPADVAENLRPKSLNEDVETCLKNLIEALERAKEEARKKAEEEVRLKAEKEEKEKQEEEEEDVKDNESLSKEVKETVEVVKDDEALAKMLKENGVIV